Below is a genomic region from Indicator indicator isolate 239-I01 chromosome 2, UM_Iind_1.1, whole genome shotgun sequence.
TAAATAAGGATACAGAAGGGACAGAAGCATTCAGTAATCATTTCCACTTTCTAATTGGAACCACTTTAAATGGTAATTTTTATGAGATAAAAAAAGGTATGTTAGACATCTTCAGTTACCTTATGGACATGTTGACTAACTGCAGCATAAACCCCTTAATTCAGCTCATGTTAGAAGTCAGTGCAAATCCTCAAAGCTctattttctgtctctgtgaGATCAATCACAGCCTGAAGGCCAGTGGGCACTGCTTTTTAAGATGTGTAAAACTCACCAACACAAGTTCGCCCATCTGCTGCAAACTGGTAGCCTTCAACACACTCACAGCGGTAGGTTCCTGGCTGGTTATTGCAGACTGCATTGCTGCCACACAGAGCTGGTTGCTCTGAACACTCATCAACATCTAGAATATGACAAAGATTCCAGTTATTACAAAGACGTATTTCATACTGATGCCAGAAAGACAGAAACTGTGTAACTATTGAATAATAAGAGGCTTGCATACATATTAAATAGATTGCATCTTCAGATGTTAGTAACCAGGATACTAATTTTCAGGTAACTGTGTCCTCAGCTAATCtgtatcacagaaaaaaaaaacaaaccaaccaaacaaacaaaaaacacaaaaccccatcatacacacacacacacacacacaaaaccaacaaaaaccaaacccagaataCTGTCTATGGTGTAATACtatggagaaaggaaaggaaatgagagagaatggagaagTCACTGAGAAAGAAAGTTCAGGAAGTGATCAAAGCAGTGAAGACTAGTGAAAGAGCATGACCTTTAGGAAAGACTTCCCATTTTATTACCCATATACATCTCTAATCCATTGATGCTCACCTCACAGCACCATAGGACTAACAGGGAGAGTGTGATGTTGTTACTTCATTTGCAAGTCAATTTAGTggttggggggggtgtgtgaaggttgtgttttgttaggggtttgctttgttttgttttaattaaaacaaacaaaccaaccaaccacaaaaaaacgCCCAAAACCAATAACAGTACAATTCAGTTAACTACTGGGGCTGATGTGATATTTCATTAATCTTTTCACTTCCTGAAAATAAGTATTTCTACTACGATTTTATTATAAAACAAATCCCAAATACATCATGAATatagagctgagcagagaagggaagaaagtcTCCTTAACAGAAGGAATTTTCAAAGCAGAtcctgaaaaatattatttcagtgGGTTCCACATATCCGTGGCTCTGCATGCATGTGCATATGCTGTTCCTTATCTCCCGCAAGATCTTTTGACTCAGTTGATTCCTTTTAACCAGAACTTGCATTACAGTACATTTCTCACAGCTAAATTCCCACAggttttatgaaaaaaaagtgGGTAGAAAAGATGCTTTGCAAGCTAAAAAAAACATATGCAGGTTTGACCCTTCAAGACAGTTAAACTTGATTACTGTGATCATTGAGATACATCAGCTACCCCAGAATCTCTCTAACCTATCTTTTCCCAAACCAGCCTTTCAGAACAGTTAATTTTGATTAGTTTTGATTAATTTTAGCTAGTCCTAAGGGTAAATACATTCCCAGCaaaaaattagtttaaaaaaaaaaatctatattagCTGTCATGTTGCAATGAAAGTTTCCAAATACCGTAACAAACGTTTCCATCTCCACGGAAGCCAATCGAACATTCACAGAAGAAACGATTTCCAGTCCCTGGGCGACACACTGCATTGGTATCACAGTTATGGGTACCGGTGTAGCAAGGATTCCGGTTAATATCAGCAGAACCATCTGACAAAAGAGACCATATTTAGCCAGGGCAATTCTATCCAAGTGACAGCACTCAGCGAGGGCTCAGAAGGAGGTAGCTTGTAGTAAACATGTAACAATgaaagagaatattttttttgatCAGGAAGAAGTGGACGTGCAGGTGAATCTCATCAGACATGGCAACAGCACCTATAAACCTTGTGACTTGTACAAAGGACTGCTGAGTTAATAAATAGAAAATCCACAAAAACCTCTAAGGAGCAAGACTGACAAAGGTAATGCATCTTCCAGCCACTGATACTAGACGCAAAATGCGATTCTTAACAGCTTGGTTTGTTCATTTTAATTAGTAGAACTTTAtctttgtaataaataaaagtgAGCACAGCCTTCTCTTGTACTAACCTGGCGTGAATTTTAAAATCGCACCTTTGCTTTTTCTGATTTTAGTGCAAATAAACAAACTTGAACAGCTTAACCAAGAAAATGTACCTAGGCTGCCTACCTTCCAAAGATAAAACACTATGTTTCAAGATAAATTACAGAAATTAGCTGTTTTAATGGCAAATCTTAGTCCCTTCTTTTGCCCCTTGCTCTGACAatataacaacaacaaattaaTAGAGGAACTACAAAATAGGTAAAAATAAATGACATGCTCCATGTATTTGAGCAAAAATTGATTTAAGCTGGTATGCCAAGAGCATTTCATGGAACCAGATGCAAACTCCTCTGAATTTCAAGAGGAGATTACTCTTCCCTAAGAAAATACAAACTTTCAGCAGTCAGCTTTCTCTTAATGGATAGACCCAGACTTCTACTGACTAATGGAACAAATTAATATaactaattaatttaattagttAATGTAATACTcaattaattattaatattacTAATgattaattaataattaatattaattaGTATTAAATGGATAAAAACTAGTaagttaaataaattaatttaattaatttaggCAGGCTAATAAAAACATATAGAAGCCTGTTCTTAAttacaaaagacaaaaagaaagatttcCAATTCATACATACCACTGATTGGGCCGATGGAATTACTCATAGCATATCGCAGAATCTGCTCCTCTTGGTTATACAGGACAAACACACTGTCCACTGAGAGCTGCTGAGTAGCAGAAGCAGCATGGTGAGATTCATCATGAATGCATTCATCAAACGAGATGGTCTGTCGCCACTGATAGGCACCTGTGTATGTGGAAGCAACCCCGTCCCTTTCTGGTTCTGTCACTGTGTACTCCCTTGTGGATGATGAAGTGATCACTGCAACGTATCAAAAACCAAGGCAATCATAACTGAGAGCACAAACACTCTGCCAAATGCTCTCTGTAGACTTGGGATACAGGCTGAGTGGTGTGAACAGAAATTTCAAAGGCAAGAAGTTAGGAAAATGGATGTATTTCCAAGCAAAGCGATGAGCATTTGAATGGGCTTACTCTGTTCTCAGATACCAGAGCCTTGAGGAGCAAGGCAGACAATTTATTTTGACATatttaaaaaatttaatttattttgtgggTTATCaggtgaagaaaggaaaatccaACTTGGGAAACTCAAAGGGTTTTTTAGATTAATTTAAATAATGGATCTATAAGCTAAGAGGGACAAGAGCCACCTCACTAGCACAAAACTACACCCAGTTTTAGTTCATTGTGGTCTATTGGCCTCGGATTTGGACAGAGTTCTAAAGAAGATGCAGGTCTGAAAGCTCTTGTATGCTTCAGAGCAGTTTTCTATACTGTGAAAAAAACATGACCAAAACTTCAAAGCAGATCTGGGCTTGTGGATTTTCCTACCAACAAAAAGCTCCTCAGAAATCCACTGTTCATCTGAACACCAGAACACACTTGTATCAATACACTAGAACAGCTGGCAAGACTTGGATTTCCATCAAGCAATGGTCTATCAAATACGTAATAGGACAGCAGAAGGATAACTATTTGAGTACTCATCAATCAAATCAAGCCTAATGaatcttccagcccctgacttTTCCTTCTTGGGGACAGAGTTTCTGCCAAGAAGGCAGGCACTCCGAAGAGCACATGCTGCCCAAACAACTCCTCCAAAACTCTGAAGTTATGAAGCATAAAGCAAATGTTTCCTGCTGCCTCTAGCTCCTCCTCCTCATAGTTCATAATGACAGGCAGAGAAGCAAGTGGGATTCATCGCCATCTACCAAATATATATGTGTATCAGATATAAAGCAGTGATGATGCAACTAAACCATTTTACACTATTTCTAGGAATCAAATTGTGCCCTTGGAGCAAAGTGTACTCTCTCTAGTATCCACACGCACCTGGGTGCACCACAGGCTGCTTCCTCTATTGCTCTTTGGTAGCTGGGCTGGCTGGTTAGCTGCAACATTCCAACCTCACTTTCTTTTTGCTGTGTTGAAATACCCATAATTTTatccagaaagaagaaagcaaaataaggcaGATTCCTCTGTAAATACTGAAATGACAAATGGCTTTCTTACCAAATCTCAGTCTGAGATAGCaaagagatggagaggagagaagtAGTAAAGAGACTATGGAGGAAACCGTTATGAGAATTACAATGTTCCTAAATTTTCTGGTCAGTTTCAGTTCAAATAATACTGACAAATACAAGGCACAGTCATTGCAATGTAGTTTATATGATACATACTGATAAATAATTGATTTTCAGTCTCATCAGGCGAGACCAAAGTCCACTTGATTACCATTAAAAGGTATACAGTACAGCTCCTACTGAAGTGCTGTGGAACCTACAAATAGCTTTGCAACTTGTATGACTGCCATCAGAAGTGTAAAAAATAAGacaaatgaaaaggaaacacaAGACTAGTTTGCAAACATCAATTCAGAGAAACTTAACCTCACCCTTTTCTCAGTGAAAAAAGATTATAAATATTTGTGTTGTCCCACTCAAAATCTGTCTTCTCTCAGGATCTGTTCTTAATAAGCATCCCCAGCTTTCTAGAAATTTAAAGGCCCTAAATACATTCACTAAGAATAAAATAATGTTTTCCAGATTGTCTTACCCTCTACTCTGAGAAATGTGCACTATCTTATAATTTCGTTCTCAGATCCTTACCAGAACTAGAAGTGTGGTAGAGTTCAGTGTATGGTTCTATTTGGACTGATGCACCAGATGGGATCTCAGGTATTCTTCCCTCCATTTCTGTGCTGATGGTAAGGTGACCATGCTCATCAATTCCACTAAATTTCTGCTTTATAACCAGCTTCTCATTGTTGCCAAGAAAAGTAACTTCAGTTTGTCGTGTGAACTCACCACCTAAAGAAGCAACATTAGTTAAACCACTTAATACATGTTTTCGAATTCTTCTATTCAAAGTATTGCTTCTGGGAGATGAAATACAAATTATTACTGTCTGCAAGTTTTGCTGCAGCATATTGCTAATATTTTGGCTTTTTACAAAAACAACTTTCAGAAGTATACTGATAATACCCTTTGGATAATGCAAGCACTGAACACACTCAATTGCAAGTCTGAAGAAGCAGGGTTGCTTatattagaaaaaataattattccaACAAAGCTAATAGTAATAGGCCTTATCTTACCAGTTAAAAAGGCAAAGGAATTATGTATTACAGAAAACCTACACTAGGATATAAATCCACTATATGTTTCCTAATTAAAACCAAGTGAAACGTATGTTGTAAATTCCAGAAAAAACTTCAAACACACCAAATCCAAGGAAATCCTAAACCAAAAGGTTATGTTCAACTAAAttcacagcacagggctgtaaAGGATGgaattttcaaaacaaacacataTTATCCTCAGACAGATTGGACCTACAGCTTGGATGCATGTGCACAACCAATCAGATGTGACCTCAAACTCCAGTGAAAACCTATAATTGCAAACTGGGGTTTCCCTCAAATAAGTTAACAGAATCATTTGCATCTCATGCAGAAACTGCATCTGTTCAGAATTCCGTATCTTCATGAGGTGaggttttaatttctgttttgcttttaggCAAATTAACATGTTAGACCTTTTGTAGCTATAGAGGCAGCATTTTTTAGTAGATCTGTACACTTCAGTAGCAAAAATCAGGTCcttgtcaagaatttctttcttgcaCAGGAATTGGCCAAGCCATTCTTCATTCTAACAAACTCATGTGCTTGCACGCCAATGGTAAAATTGAGCATTGTAAACAAGAAAACCAGTGACAAATCTGATTACAAAGGAATCCATTTGCAGATCAGAATAGAGATATTCATTTTATATTGCTTCTAAATACGCACTTCTTTTAAGACAGAGGAAAACACTGCAGTGTTTgaacattattttaatttagaagTTACCAGTAACACTGAATCCATTCTTATATCCTTGCTGTTCCACAGCAAACATCCATCCTATGACACCTCCAATAGATGCAAGAGGCAATAAAGAATACCCCAAAACCTCTGGGATTGTGCTGATAGCAGTGTAGGCACGCCCTTGATTCATCACAACATAGGAGTGGAGATCAGTATTCTCAAATACAACTGGAACAGGGTTATTTCCTATGAAGATTCTTCCTTTGACCTTCCCATTGACTCTCTGAGGAGAACCTGGCAAATCAATACAATGCATCAGAATAAAATTACAGTTTTCCTGTACTCTTCAAGGAATGTGTTCAGAGTGTTCAAAAAAGTTAGTGTGGAaataaatggcaaaaaaaatgcTCACAGAATTCAACAGACAGGAAACTGTCTATAAACAGTGTGCTACTTTGCTTATGTGCATACATAAGTGCATGAGTTTCTGTGTGTCACTATACAGATCACTAAGTGCCCAAAATCACCTAAAGAGATGTCCTTTATCCTAATTAACAATTTTGTCTGCAAGGATAACTCCATAAACAACCTAAGCTGTTACAGTCTCTCTGACAGGAAGTGGCATatagaagtttcttctgaatATCACACTTCATATGAATATCACACTTCATATCAATGCCTACTGAATGTAAATGCATTCATTCCCTATTAGAAAACTAACACCATTAGGTGTTAGAATAGATTTTTCCAAGCTATTCTAATATCTTCACTCAAAATTATTGACTGTTTAAGACTGTCCTTGTTTTACAGAAGTAGCTCATGTGGAGTGATGGTTTTCTTCTGTATACAATTTTTTACCTGCAAATCAATTTCTGTTATCATAAGatccttattttttttatctgtaaAGTTCAGTTTTATGAACTGAAAGCTAAGTAGTAGGTTTTGCTTTCCTGCTTCATAAAACACAAAGCCTGCAGTCAGCTATTTTAGTTGTTGAAATGCATCTATACTGTGAATCAAGTCACTACGAGGATTACAATTGTATACATAAGAAATTCCTTTATGGATTTTACACAAGAACAAAGTTTAAACAGATAACTAACAAAAATCTGGCAAATTAGCCCTTTAGTAAAGAAGCTTAAGAGTCAGACAAAGAGGAGCCATGCTCTCTGGTTTGATGATCAAAATTGATTTGTTCATCCCCTTTGAACTGTCCATTTCTAGAGTGGGGACCAATCAGATTAGAACATATTGGAACTTTACAACTAATTCTTACAATAAACACTGTTACATTATCTATTAAGCTATGTCAGTTATGTAAGAGTTTATTTTTTCTAGAAAGTCATGCTAAAATGCATGATGTATGTAACTGACCACTTAAAATATAATTGGCTTCattcaaaggaaagaaaggaaaaaaaaatcacaccaagATATAGCTAATTTCTTAAAATATCTTTCAATACAACTCAGTGATAAACTTTCAAGAAGTATTTAACCATGGTGGTTTTAGTGTTGCAAACAGGTCACCTGATTCAAGAATGCCACAAGCAATTATTACACATATACCGTACTACTTTCAAAAAAGTTACCTTCTGCTACACATTGTCTGCCATTTCCCTTGTAACCAGCAATGCAACTGCAACAAAATCCATTGGGATAATCTTTGCAAACAGCATGAATAGAGCACTGGTGGCGGTTGTTAGCACAGGTCTGTTGGACATCTGTGTGGTAGCGAAACACTGTAGAAAATAAGATCAGACCCACTTCATGTAATTAATATTCACATATCCCTGATTTAgtttaaaaatatctgtagACTACCTTGGATAGTTTTCCTTctattctttttaaagaaaacaaacaactgtAATATGAAAGTAACAGTTCTGCAGAAAATACTAGGGCATCAGATGTTAGAAAACTGTTTTGTTCTATTGACTGCAGCAGATCTGTATTAATACAGATCAGTTAACTGTTTTAGGGAAACTAAATACGCAACAATATTTGTGGCACTGTTTGAGAATTGTGAAAATTATAGTGGTCCCAGTCCAGCCAGTTCCACTACGATGAGCTGAGATACAAACTAACAGACCAGTtgagagcaggaccatggctGCAAGGTGAGCCAAGTGGCCCAGACCTGCAGAGCCGGTGCCTATTAATTAAGGTATATGTGAATGTTACAATTCCACTTTCCCACAGCCTATCCCAGCTAAGCTCACcgttttatctttattttaacagGTGCTCTTCTCCCCAGTTGCCTTTCCCATCTGCTTCAAAGATGCAgcactttgttattttttaccCCCAACCCCTTCTCATACAGTTTGGGTACAACATCTCTTCTCACCTCCAGGGCCTCATAGAGACATGAAGGCCATCTAAACATTTCGTTATCACTCCCTTTTGGGGTTCCCACAATGATAACCAGtctttattttcaaaacaaagctaaaaGAGCCCTTTCCAACCTAGAACAAAACACATTGGTACAGTAACCATGACCATACACCAACTGATGCACCCTGTAAACCTAATTGGCTTACCCTGTTATTTCATGAAGGCAACAATTCTCACATCTGCTTCAAGAAACATTTAACACCCAGGCAGTCAAACCCAGTTTTGTATTTTCTATAAACACTTCCTCAGAAATTTGAATTGCTAATCACACCCTTGTAAAATTTCAGGCCATAAAACCCTAGCCAGCAATTTTTACAAGTTACTGTTCCTAACCCTTGCTAAAACATCTGCTTTCAACAGCACATCTATGAAAGGAAATAAGCTAGGTTTCAGTAGAAATGATCATAATATCCTTGCCAGGAACAGTCACTTAATGCATGTGCTAAACTTAAGATCACACTTTTAACAACAGTCCTGGGCAAAAGAGAAGGAGGGACCAGTTGCCACTAAGAATGCATCAGCTTTAGGAATACAATTATCCGTATATGAATCTTTCCTTAGGAGAGATTCATGTTCCACAGACACACAGTAAATATGCTCTCTGGTGCTTGTCTGGGGCACTAGTTTACTGGACCAGTGAGATGTGAATCAGAGAGGAGATGCAAATTAAGTGCCAAGATGAATAAAGCAAGTCTATTAAATGTGTCCAGATTTTCACATACAAAGGTACTGAGAAGGAAAGAGATTATTCCTTTAGAAGTTCCATTTCTTGCATGtctgtggtttgggttggtttgggttttgttgtttgttttttttttttttttttgtgggggggagAGTGTTCCTcgttttgttgggcttttttggttttgttattttttcagcttctgcatCTTAGAAGTGCCCAAGCTGTGAAAAAAAGACCTTACCTATACCAGTTTCATCAAATTCGTCCACATCTATGACTTGGGGTTGCTGTGGGGGGAACTGCTGGACCTGGAACTGGCGAGGTGGAGCTTTTGCTGTTGGGAAATCTTGATGACTATAAAAAGACTCAGTTGAAGGTGTTCCTGTTACGTCTTGGTATGAAGTCAGAAAGTCTTCTGCAGTTAGCTGGGGGACACTATATGTAATGTGGTGCTGATCCTCTTCTGCGCTGTCTGTGCTACTGGTGACATCCAGCTGTCTTATTTCAGTGGAGCCATAGTCCAACATAAATGGTTTTGAAGTCATCTCCTGTTCTTGTTCATTGGACTCTAGACTCTCCAAAATGTTGCTGATCTTGGCAGGTACAATGCTGTCAGATGAGCTACCAATCTCAAACACCCAAAGACCTTGTTTCCCAGCATTGCTGCTTCTATCAAAGAAAAGAATAATGCCAAATCGAAACAATCAAGCACAGGTTGTGTGGTATTTATAGCCTACACAAAATGTTCACTGAGAAATATCAGGACAAAACTATCAAACTATCCTAGCTACATACTTAAATACAGGTAAAGTTGATTCAGCTATGAAACACCCCTAACAGTTTGGATAGCATTTCTTCTCCACACCCAGATCTCTCTTCTTGAGAATTTCAAGCCCATATTTAGAAGGCCTAAGTATACAGCAGCTTCTACCAGTAAACAATGGAATTATGGACTTTTGACAAATTACACCAAAGTCTTCATATTTCTCAAGAAAGTGGACATTTATCAGTGGCAGACTTCTGATTTCTCATGCACAGCTAATAGGATCTTATTATTTATCATCAGCTTATGTtataattaagaaaaatatgGAACACCATGTTTTCTTGAGGAgtttaaacaaacagaaaagcgTACTTGTGCAAGTTTCTAATGCTGTCTTCATCATTAGCAATGATATTGTAAGATCCTGGCTTTTCCCAGAAGTAGTAGTTTGTAGAAGCTTGACTAAAGCCAACAATAGCAGGAATTCTTCCATCATCATTCTTGGAGTAGGTACTATAGAATTGCAAACTATCTTCTGGATAAAGGAAAATAGCATAGGAAGTGGAGTCAGAAGAGGCTAAAACAGCCTGGAATGTGtttctctgaggaaaaaaaaattaacatccATTTACTCATGGAAAAATAGTCAAGATAGAAAACAGAataacttttttaaaaacacagtcaAGATAACAATTTCTATCACACATAACATGTCATTTACTTCCTAGGAGAAATCAATACTACACAAGCTTATGTTTTGCTTAGGCAGTTTTAAGTTTAGCATTCAAAGACgttaaaaagaaatcattatCAAAAGTAAGTTAAATCTGTTTGGAAATAGGCAGAGAGGCTGCCTGAAACAGTAATTCTGAGTTCTGTAATATGTTGTGGTggtttagggctatgcctttaaaatttttcagagagcctgagcagaaagtagtaaataTGTAACCAAATGTATAGGATGCTATATCATCTCCTTAAAATACAGAGAGTGATGTGTTAGACTAAACAGAAAAATTCTATAAATGGAATATTTGAAGAAGAGTTCAAGTTTCATGTTGCTGCGAGGATTTTCCTGTAGGAGCATGCCTACATATTGTGGGAACCATTGAGACAGTACCTCAGATGTCAGCTATTCATTGATATCAGAGTGCAGAATCATTACTGTGTCAAGTTACCCACAATAAACTGTCTTTGGAAAAATAAGATTTGCTCAGCTGTGGTGATGTTCTCAAGTTTATACACCGTGAGCTGGCTCATCAGATGGGGTAATACAGTGCATAAAGTTACATATATTTTCAGGATAGTACCTAGCATcatttaaaaagggaaaatggtTTGCATGTAACataaacaaccaaccaaccaaccaaccaccaacaacaaaactctAACTGATTCTTCATTCAATACTAGATACAAAGCATCTTTTTGCAAATGCAATGTTATCTGTCCAAAAAAGCATTTATGGTTTGAAGTGCCTATTAGTCTATCTACCTATCAGAATTTAGATAGATTGATGTCCAAATGACTTAAGTCTGTTGACAAGTGCAAGACAACTGGATTATACTGCACAGATGGTGGGCAGGATATCCTACTATTTCAGTTATTACCACATCACACTTAACACTCAAAGTAAGGGTCTTCAAGGAATATAAAGCAATCAGCTATGCAGATGCAAGCATTTTcttttgactgaaaaaaaatactgtaaaaatCAAGCAAAAATTATGGAAAGTTTTGTTTTACCACAGCCTTTTCAACAACAAAATATATCCTTAACTGTACAGGATTCATTTAAATGCAGTGGATTTCAGGCCCTCAAAACTACAGATTACTGTGTTATGCTTCAGTTGAACATGCCTCCAACATGTCATAGAGCTTACTTTTTCTTCCAAAGCATGATCTTCTCCCAGTGCCTGGTAAGGAGCTACAAGCTTCCAGGTAACAATGACAGCACTGCTGGGATCAAAAGTAGTCTCAGGAAAACCTCTTTTGACATAGTCTGATGCAATGTGCAAGACATCTGAGGATGTATCTTCTCTGTAATACACATTTCCACGTCCATCTGTTGTGTCAAGGTCAGCCATAAAAGGAGCAATAGCCCCAAAACTGACTGGGAATTGACCAAGATATTTTTCTTCACTCGAAGGTTCATTCACCGCAATAATCCCATTAGTGGCAACCTAATAAAAAGGTCAAAATTATGAGACAGATACTGTTCCTGTGGCTGTCTACTACACCCACATGCTCTAGATTacaatatttttattgtatttccAAAAGAAATAGAGTCAAAAGTCAGTCTTGTATTTGTAAAGTAACCGAATGTGTTCAGGATTTTGTTTTATATTCCATGTCAGCAGTCCTGGGACTTCAGCTGCCCAAAATCAGAGGTCTGCTTTAGAGATATACCAATCTTTCTCCCACAGACAAAATATTAGCTATTTAAATTTCAGACAGTTATCATCCTTTCTAAAAGCAATACACATAACCACAACATTTCACAAGTTGCCAAATCTTTCTCAGAACAAGACCCAGTGCAATCCCCTGAATCTGTCAGGAATTCCATACAGACCTTCCCCAAGTGACCATAAACTCTTCACACTTTCAACTGTTACTCTCCTGAAGAGCAGTTTTACAAAGAAATGACTGGGGTGGCGAGGATGAAGCAAATATTTGAAACAGTTCCTTTTTGGTTAAGCAGTTAGCTAGGGTCTTTCCTGCTGTAAATCAGGGTGGACTACAGAGAAGCAGTATCAAAGTCCTAGCATACCCCCTGGGAACCTGGACTTCTACCTTGAAGGCAGATAAGAATGCTTAATCTGGACAGTTTAGAAAGCTGCCCATTCTCAAAATAACCTCATGTCAATGagataaaaacccaaacaaaccaacaacaaaaaaaggcaggacAAAAGGAGAAACGGAACTGTTCTGTCTTGACCCTTTCTCCCTGCATCCCTTTCCCTCCATAAGTCATGGCACAACAGGCTGTCATCCTCATGAAAACAAAGTTAGGGAGTCAGGACACAAGTGGGTCAGCTGAGCTTTCCTTGttactgcagcactgcctcaaAAGCTGATACAAATTCTGAGCAAAGAACTGATGTACACAAGAGATGATCACCCCAAAAAACTGTTCCATGTTTAAATGCTGCAATACCTTTGGTGAAAGTCTTCTGAGAAGACGTACAGATTTCTCTTTGCCTGCTCTAATTTTCACTTCACTACAGCCATTCTCCtagaaacacctctgctactGTGACTGCAACAAGCAAGGTTGACTGCAACAAGGTGCTGCTCACTCTTAGGATatgctgtgagcacagctcaAATACCTGAGGCTATAGAGACTAGGAGACAGAAATTTTATAGCACATACAGGCCACTCTGTAAATTCCCTTATAGCTGAGTGCACTTTCATGAATTAAATTCCCAATCTGAAAATCCATACCTACCAGCTCAGTGCGATTTAGCTGGTCAGTGAGATAACTTGTAGTTAACCACCTCTTgactaaaaatgaaataaacacaTCCATACATAGAGGTAGATGCTAGGGCAATGCCCAAGTGTGACAGTCAAACTCCCTTGGCAAACCAGAGCTAACTTGCACACTCAGAAGCAGCAAGCAAGACTACAGCTGTCAGGCCTTGAGGCAGTGCTTAAATTGCTCACACACAGCTTTTTGTCCCAGGCTCTTCTTCCAGATATGTATGGCACTGTTAGAATCAGACACAAACAAATGTGTAGAAGTGTTGACTGGCCTGATAACAGGACATGTCTGActacctgcagctgctgctacaCACGCATGACTCAGAAAGGGACAGAGGTCCTAAAACCACAAGATACGAAACTAAA
It encodes:
- the NID1 gene encoding nidogen-1 encodes the protein MRAAMSHPHWVLLALALPMALPAQRLSLLPHGQDRGDTVLDPGDDARSAALELSAPLRFYGATVRSLYVATNGIIAVNEPSSEEKYLGQFPVSFGAIAPFMADLDTTDGRGNVYYREDTSSDVLHIASDYVKRGFPETTFDPSSAVIVTWKLVAPYQALGEDHALEEKRNTFQAVLASSDSTSYAIFLYPEDSLQFYSTYSKNDDGRIPAIVGFSQASTNYYFWEKPGSYNIIANDEDSIRNLHKSSNAGKQGLWVFEIGSSSDSIVPAKISNILESLESNEQEQEMTSKPFMLDYGSTEIRQLDVTSSTDSAEEDQHHITYSVPQLTAEDFLTSYQDVTGTPSTESFYSHQDFPTAKAPPRQFQVQQFPPQQPQVIDVDEFDETGIVFRYHTDVQQTCANNRHQCSIHAVCKDYPNGFCCSCIAGYKGNGRQCVAEGSPQRVNGKVKGRIFIGNNPVPVVFENTDLHSYVVMNQGRAYTAISTIPEVLGYSLLPLASIGGVIGWMFAVEQQGYKNGFSVTGGEFTRQTEVTFLGNNEKLVIKQKFSGIDEHGHLTISTEMEGRIPEIPSGASVQIEPYTELYHTSSSVITSSSTREYTVTEPERDGVASTYTGAYQWRQTISFDECIHDESHHAASATQQLSVDSVFVLYNQEEQILRYAMSNSIGPISDGSADINRNPCYTGTHNCDTNAVCRPGTGNRFFCECSIGFRGDGNVCYDVDECSEQPALCGSNAVCNNQPGTYRCECVEGYQFAADGRTCVAVEYVINHCQTGTHNCDIPQRAQCVYTGGSAYICTCLPGFSGDGRACEDVDECQQGHCHPDAFCYNTPGSFSCQCKAGYRGDGFRCVLGELEKTKCQREQEVALGSGGSFFPREIRLGRFIPQCDEHGNYLPTQCHSSSGYCWCVDRDGNEIDGTRSGPGVRPPCLSTAAPPVVIGPSVRPDTIPLPPGTHLLFAQSGKIEHVPLEGNGMKKNGAKALLHIPDKVVIGVAYDCMDKMVYWTDISGPSISRASLHGGEPTTIIKTDLGSPEGIAVDHLGRNIFWTDSQLDRIEVARLDGRQRRILFDIGLVNPRAIVADPVRGNLYWTDWNREAPKIETSYMDGTNRRILVKDDLGLPNGLTFDPYSSMLCWVDAGTKRLECMNPNHLGRRKILEGIQYPFSVTSYGKNLYYTDWRRDAVVAVDRTISIEKDNFQPHKRSRLYGITTAFAQCPGGHNYCTVNNGGCTHLCLATPGGRSCRCPDNTVGVDCIERN